In the genome of Leishmania mexicana MHOM/GT/2001/U1103 complete genome, chromosome 16, one region contains:
- a CDS encoding putative transaldolase yields the protein MPNQLDQLREMTTVVADTANFSLMEKFRPEDATTNPSLVLAGSQMAEYAHLMMEAIEYARANISKHKDHYTSDNDEENLVALALDKLTVSFGVQILKVVPGRVSTEVDAKLSFDEQKMMDKARLLIRMYEEVGISRVRIYIKLASTWEGIQAARTLEKEGICCNLTLLFSFAQAVACAQANVSLISPFVGRILDWHKKEKPAKADCFVGAADPGVVSVTKIYNYYKQHGYKTIVMGASFRNVEEILELAGCDKLTISPSLLEELAAREGNVTRKLHPTKVAAVEKLPELSRADFLFMHNEDPMAVEKLSEGIRNFHKDTMKLTNAIREKL from the coding sequence ATGCCGAACCAACTCGACCAACTCCGCGAGATGACGACTGTCGTCGCCGATACGGCGAACTTCAGTCTCATGGAGAAGTTCCGGCCGGAGGATGCGACGACGAATCCGTCACTCGTGCTGGCTGGCTCACAGATGGCCGAATACGCGCACCTCATGATGGAGGCTATCGAGTACGCCAGGGCAAACATCAGCAAGCACAAGGATCACTACACGAGTGATAACGACGAGGAGAACCTGGTGGCCCTCGCGCTTGATAAGCTGACGGTCAGCTTCGGCGTCCAGATATTGAAGGTCGTGCCGGGCCGCGTGAGCACCGAGGTGGACGCGAAGCTGTCCTTTGACGAGCAGAAGATGATGGACAAGGCGCGCCTTCTTATTCGGATGTACGAAGAGGTTGGCATCAGCCGCGTCCGCATCTACATCAAGCTGGCCTCCACCTGGGAGGGCATCCAGGCCGCTCGCacgctggagaaggagggcaTCTGCTGCAACCTGACGCTGCTCTTCTCGTTCGCCCAGGCggtcgcgtgcgcgcaggcgAACGTCTCCCTCATCTCGCCCTTTGTCGGCCGCATCCTTGATTGGCACAAGAAGGAGAAGCCAGCCAAGGCGGACTGTTTCGTCGGCGCGGCCGACCCCGGCGTTGTCTCCGTCACGAAGATCTACAACTACTATAAGCAGCACGGCTACAAGACCATCGTGATGGGCGCCTCCTTCCGCAACGTCGAGGAGATCTTGGAGCTGGCCGGCTGCGACAAACTCACCATCTCCCCCTCGCTCCTGGAGGAGTTGGCGGCCCGTGAAGGCAACGTCACCCGCAAGCTCCACCCCACcaaggtggcggcggtggagaaACTGCCAGAGCTGTCGAGGGCGGACTTCCTCTTCATGCACAATGAAGACCCGATGGCTGTCGAGAAGCTCTCCGAGGGCATCCGGAACTTCCACAAGGACACAATGAAGCTGACGAACGCCATCCGTGAGAAGCTGTAA
- a CDS encoding chitinase gives MVQRSSLVQLACLVAALYSSCVSTPVSSAIAAAAPAAAGDTAIGSGHNTSITAASPPPLFTVFGYLPEYRQDSFHYEAFFNAGLTHLIFFSAEVDPATLRLIHVDDRLPSGDEWARIRRLADLHGAQLMLCIGGGGRSAGFADLVGDTVRRRAFIEEVNAVLLARKLDGIDFNWEYPQTMTEWLNFGRFLMELRSSLGYAAAAGDEHAGKPAGERRHRLRVRRAVLSMALHPHPSMAAVLQSARVLHSLDYVHLMAYDHAVGTGPHSSVEYAASVLSEGTIGLFNEGIYNRRLGQMHQRPRIIQDHRRKLTLGIPFYGRHREDRRLQPEAYDRLWLFIQEWASKNHPTWVEGGAELRALSEYGGYSFTGYDDVKRKMRLARAANLSGIMIWELGQDVPPGTSPMSLMTAVHEQLADWGLLTDSRHGSGGNVNSGNAYDCPQPLPQDSSPDVAEDRDL, from the coding sequence ATGGTGCAGAGGAGCTCACTTGTGCAGCTGGCGTGTCTTGTAGCAGCGCTTTACTCCAGCTGTGTGAGCACTCCAGTGAGCTCGGCTAtagccgctgctgctcctgcagctgcgggcgATACCGCCATCGGTAGCGGGCACAACACCTCGATAACTgcggcttctcctcccccgctcTTTACTGTCTTCGGGTACTTGCCCGAGTACCGTCAGGACTCGTTCCACTACGAGGCCTTCTTCAACGCAGGGTTGACGCATCTTATCTTCTTCAGTGCCGAGGTGGACCCCGCAACGCTGCGTCTCATCCATGTGGATGACCGGCTGCCATCGGGCGACGAGTGGGCCCGGATCCGCCGGCTGGCAGACCTGCACGGTGCACAGCTGATGCTCTGcatcggtggtggtggccgcaGCGCGGGGTTTGCGGACCTCGTTGGGGAcacggtgcggcggcgagcgtTCATAGAGGAGGTGaacgcggtgctgctggcacGAAAGCTCGACGGCATCGACTTCAACTGGGAGTACCCGCAGACGATGACAGAGTGGTTGAACTTTGGCCGCTTCCTGATGGAGCTCCGGTCTTCCCTGGGCtatgcggctgctgcaggcgacgAACACGCAGGTAAACCGGCTGgtgagcggcgccaccgcctccgagTGCGGCGCGCTGTCTTGTCCATGGCCCTCCATCCCCACCCATCTATGGCAGCCGTACTGCAGTCCGCTCGCGTGCTCCACTCGCTCGACTATGTGCACTTGATGGCGTACGACCACGCTGTCGGGACCGGGCCACACAGCTCCGTCGAGTACGCCGCCTCAGTGCTCAGTGAGGGGACGATCGGTCTCTTTAACGAGGGTATATACAACAGGCGTCTTGGGCAGATGCACCAGCGGCCGCGCATCATTCAGGACCACCGCCGCAAGCTCACCCTTGGGATCCCCTTCTATGGCCGTCATCGGGAGGACAGGCGACTACAGCCTGAGGCGTACGACCGGCTCTGGCTCTTCATCCAAGAATGGGCTAGCAAGAACCACCCGACATGGGTCGAGGGAGGTGCGGAGCTGCGGGCATTGAGCGAGTATGGCGGGTACAGCTTCACCGGCTACGACGATGTGAAGCGCAAGATGCGACTGGCACGCGCTGCTAACTTGTCTGGGATAATGATCTGGGAGCTGGGCCAGGATGTGCCACCGGGGACTTCGCCCATGTCGCTCATGACTGCCGTTCACGAGCAGCTGGCCGACTGGGGGTTGCTGACTGACAGCAGACATGGTAGTGGTGGCAACGTGAATAGCGGTAATGCATACGATTGTCCGCAACCACTGCCGCAGGATTCATCTCCCGACGTGGCTGAGGACCGCGATCTATGA